The Psychrobacillus sp. FSL K6-4046 DNA window ATTCTATACCTGTTATACTAGAAGGATAGTAAACGTTGGAGCGTGTATACTAATATGAATCCTAAAAATATATCAATTAACGAAGTACTTCGTCATTCCATGCATGATTTTTTAAATCAGATGCATTTAATTCAAATGAATTTGGATATCGGTAGACCCGAAGAGGCTAAACAATTAATTCATAGGTATTCAAAGAAGTGCGCCCAATTCTTCGATTTAAACAATTTAGGATTGTTAAAGACGAATGAATGGCTGCAAACGTTTCCTATAACGTATGGTCAGATGACTTTAGAAATTCAAACATCTGTGTCCAAACGTGGATTAGAAATGTTCGATTATGAATTAGAAAATATTCTCGATTGCTTTGTGCAAACAATTTATCCTAAGCTGCAAGGCTATCAAGAACAGATTCTAAAGGTTCATATCCATTCAAATGAATTACTTGAAGTTATAATTGAAGTAAATGGAGATTGGTCTCCATTCTCTTGGATAGAATATTCGAATCATGAATTATTTACTATGGAAAGACTGAACAACACAGTAGGATACCTGCAATTTAAGTTAGTTGCAAAGGAAAGATTGGAGTGAAATAAATGTTTGTCGATCACGTAAAGGTGTATGTAAAAGGTGGAGATGGCGGAGATGGTATGGTTGGTTTCCGTCGTGAGAAGTATGTTCCTATGGGAGGTCCCGCTGGGGGCGATGGAGGAAATGGAGGTAACGTAGTCTTTGAAGTAGATGAAGGATTACGTACTTTGATGGATTTCCGATATAAGCGACAGTTTAAAGCGAACCGAGGAGTACACGGTGGTAGTAAGAATATGCACGGTGCAAACGCGGATGATTTAATTGTTAAAGTACCAGAAGGCACTGTAGTGATGAATGAGGAAACTGGACAAGTTATCGCTGACCTAGTGGAGCATGGACAAAGAGCTGTTATCGCTAAAGGTGGACGAGGCGGACGCGGAAATTCACGTTTTGCAACACCAGCGAATCCAGCACCTGAGTTATCCGAAAAAGGAGAACCAGGAAACGAGTTAAACGTTGTTTTAGAGTTAAAAGTGTTAGCTGATGTAGGACTAGTAGGCTTCCCAAGCGTTGGTAAATCTACATTACTATCTGTAGTATCAGCTGCTAAGCCTAAAATAGCATCGTATCATTTTACAACCATCGTACCTAACTTAGGGTTAGTAGAAACGGAAGATCACCGTAGCTTTGTAATGGCTGATTTACCTGGACTTATCGAAGGTGCTCATCAAGGTGTAGGCCTTGGGCATCAATTCCTGCGTCATATCGAACGTACTCGTGTAATTGTACATGTTATTGATATGTCTGGCATGGAAGGTCGCGAGCCTTACGAGGATTATGTAACAATTAATGAGGAGTTAAGACAATATAATTTACGATTGACAGAACGTCCTCAGATTATAGTAGCAAACAAAATGGATATGCCTGAAGCAGAAGAAAACCTAAAAGCATTTAAAGAAAAAGTGGGAGCAGATGCAAAAATATTCCCTATTTCTGCAGTGTCTCGTCAAGGATTACAGGAATTACTCTTTGCTATTGCTGATATCTTAGAAGATGCTCCTGAGTATCCATTAGAGCATATGCAAGAAGAAGAAACAGAAACATCTGTCATGTACAAGCATGAAGCTTCTAAGGATGACTTTGTTATTTCTAGAGATGACGATGGTGCATTTGTACTTTCTGGTGGTACTGTAGAAAGATTATTTAAAATGACAGACTTCAGTCGAGAAGATTCTATCCGCAGATTCTCTAGACAATTACGTGGAATGGGTATCGATGATGCTCTTCGTACACGTGGTGCAAAAGATGGAGATACTGTACGACTATTACAATTCGAGTTTGAATTTATCGAATAGGGAGATGGGAACCGCATGAAGGATGTTACAAGCCAACGATTTTTTCTAGTGAGAGAAGATGTGTTGACAGAAGCAATGCAAAAAACTTTAGAAGCTAAGCATCTCCTTCAATCGAGGAAAGTTTCCTCGATTTGGGATGCTGTGAAAGAAGTCGATTTATCGCGTAGTGCTTTTTACAAATATCGTGATGCGGTTTTTCCGTTCCATTCTATTGTACAAGAAAGAATCTTAACTGTTTTTTTACAGTTAGAGGACCGAGAAGGAACGCTTGCACGATTATTATCCCTAGTGGCTGATTATGCTTGCAATGTCTTAACAATTCACCAAACAATCCCGATACAGGGACGAGCTAGCGTGACATTGTCATTGGATGTAACAGCCATGGCAAAGGAATTAGACGAGTTTATAAACGAAATGAAGCGACTAGACTTTGTAGAATCAGCAGAAATAATTAGTTCTGGTGCTTTTTAAGGAGTGTTTGTGTATGATTAATCACCAAGTTGCTTTTCTTGGACCTGAGGCATCTTTTACCCACTTAGCAACACAGGCATTATTTCCAGAGGCATCATTGTTACCTATCCGTACGATTCCAGAGTGTATTGAGATGGTGAGCAACGGTCAAATTGAAATAGCAGTAGTGCCATTAGAAAATGCGCTAGAAGGGACAGTCCCTTTAACAATAGATTATTTGTTTCACGAAGCTAACGTCTTTGTGATTGCAGAAATTCTATCGCCGATAGCACAACATTTAATGGTTCATCCAAATAATGAAAAAAGATGGGAAGAAATCTCTAACATTTATTCCCATCCTCATGCTTTGGCCCAGTGTCATAAATATTTGTATTACCGATTTGGTAAGGTGCCACTTGAGCAAGCATCCTCAACTGCAGCCGCAGCCAAATATGTATCGGAGCACAGTGATCAATGTATTGCTGCAATTGCTAATACTTCAGCTGCTGAAGAATATGGGCTGAAAATCGTTGAACAAAATATACATGATTTCCATTTTAACCATACTCGTTTCTTTGTCCTTTCAAAGACGAAAACAAGTATTGAAGAAATAGGTCATAACGGACAAATTAAAACGACGGTTATGATTACATTGCCAAAAGATGACCGGTCTGGTGCTTTACATCAAGTTCTATCCGTATTCGCTTGGCGTCAGCTGAACTTAAGTAAAATTGAATCTCGTCCTTTGAAGACGGGGCTAGGACAGTACTTTTTTATTATCGATGTGCTTGAAAATGAAAAAGCACCTATGATGAAAGGTGCGATGGAAGAGCTAATAGCTTTAGGGTGTGAAGTAAAATCACTCGGCTCCTACTATACATATGAAACAAAAGCGGAAGCATCCTCTAACTGAGATGCTTCCGCTTTTTTAATTTGTTTTCTTCAAAATTTAAATATTAACCCTCGAACACATAGCCTTTTTTTCGGATTGCTTCGATTCCTCGTTGTAATATCTCTTCATTTGGGGCAGATAACAAATGAATATGAAGGCCAGCAGTTAGCTCTAATAAAAAAGACGCCTCTGTTTCTTGGACTTTTTTTAAAAAGTTTTCAACATCATGACGATTAGAAACCATGATAGAGGAGGTGATTTCTCCATAAACCGGATGCTCTACAGTTACACTTTCCACTGTGACACCTGCATCCACTAATGTCAGTAACTCGTCTTTTGTATCTTCTGACTTATGATTACAGGCAATTTTTCTTTTTATAAAATTACTTTCCTCTTGATTGGGAAGTAAGATGTAACCTTGACTGGTAGACAAAATAGGATGGTTAATAGCTTTTAGTAACGTGATGTCACTGACGATAACCTGCCTACTTACATTAGTTAACTTCGCAAGATCAGCTCCAGTGATTGGGGAGTCCTGTTCCTTTAAATAAGTCAAAATCCATTCTCTTCTCGCTGCTCCTTTTAATTTTTTCAATGTAAATCACTCCAATCTTGCATAACGGTATAGTTACTATTCATAAGTTTATCATGAAGGGAAGTAACATTGTTTTAAAATCTGTGACCAATTTTTGATGTTACACATATTTTAATGTGAAGGAAGGAGGAAGACTTTGCAAATTCATATTGTCAAAAAGGGTGACACCCTTTGGAAAATCTCCAGAGAGTATGGAGTTTCTTTTGATGATTTAAAAAAGATTAACGCTCATTTAGCAAATCCAGAATATATAGTACCTGGCATGAAAATCTTCATCCCAGAAACTAAAAAGGCAGAGACTATGGTTCATCCGTACGGAGATAATCGTCCAAACAAAAAGGGGATGATGGGGGATGGAACGGCGCAGCCATACGATGGAAATCTTAAAAATATGCAAAAAGCTCAACCAGCTCAAGTAGCACCGACACCTAAAGCTCAACCAGCACCACAAGTACCACCAATTCAAAAAGCGGAACCTATTCAGACTATGCCTACCATGCCACCAATTCAACCTAAGGCGGAACAAAAAGCGATTCCAATCCCGATCCCAATTCCGATTCCAATTCGCGAATCCAAACCCACACCAGCTCCCGCGCCGAAACCAGTACCAAAACCTGCGCCGAAACCTACACCAGCACCTAAGCCAATAGCTCAACCTAAACCAACTCCAGCTCCAAAACCAGTTCAACCAGTTCAACAACAACCGGTACAACCAATTCAAGTACAACCGATGCCAGTACCGATGCCAATGCCTATACCAATTCCATGTCCACCAATGCACCAACCAGTATACACAATGCCATGTCCACCAATGCCTTGCCCACCGATGCCATGTCCGCCAGATTATCCGGTACACTATTTGCCGCATATGCAACCAATGGCTGTTCAACCAACGACACCCGCTCCAATGCATATGATGACTAAGCCTGAATTTGAAATGCCATCGCCAAATAGCTGGATGCTAATTGAATCGACGACTATGGAAGCGGAGGGTCAGGTAGACTTTAGTGCAACACCTAGTCATCCACGTATGCAAGT harbors:
- a CDS encoding LysM peptidoglycan-binding domain-containing protein; this translates as MQIHIVKKGDTLWKISREYGVSFDDLKKINAHLANPEYIVPGMKIFIPETKKAETMVHPYGDNRPNKKGMMGDGTAQPYDGNLKNMQKAQPAQVAPTPKAQPAPQVPPIQKAEPIQTMPTMPPIQPKAEQKAIPIPIPIPIPIRESKPTPAPAPKPVPKPAPKPTPAPKPIAQPKPTPAPKPVQPVQQQPVQPIQVQPMPVPMPMPIPIPCPPMHQPVYTMPCPPMPCPPMPCPPDYPVHYLPHMQPMAVQPTTPAPMHMMTKPEFEMPSPNSWMLIESTTMEAEGQVDFSATPSHPRMQVEENVHEQVMQMFVEDPSSAMEMAYDYMQHTQQPQAHQTYAQPEFQQYPAYNQVQCSSCGGSNHAQPEMYAHHQYLGGYPCPPQHFYQPNFHCPPYPHRHF
- a CDS encoding transcription repressor NadR, with the translated sequence MKKLKGAARREWILTYLKEQDSPITGADLAKLTNVSRQVIVSDITLLKAINHPILSTSQGYILLPNQEESNFIKRKIACNHKSEDTKDELLTLVDAGVTVESVTVEHPVYGEITSSIMVSNRHDVENFLKKVQETEASFLLELTAGLHIHLLSAPNEEILQRGIEAIRKKGYVFEG
- a CDS encoding ACT domain-containing protein, with amino-acid sequence MKDVTSQRFFLVREDVLTEAMQKTLEAKHLLQSRKVSSIWDAVKEVDLSRSAFYKYRDAVFPFHSIVQERILTVFLQLEDREGTLARLLSLVADYACNVLTIHQTIPIQGRASVTLSLDVTAMAKELDEFINEMKRLDFVESAEIISSGAF
- a CDS encoding Spo0B domain-containing protein, which produces MNPKNISINEVLRHSMHDFLNQMHLIQMNLDIGRPEEAKQLIHRYSKKCAQFFDLNNLGLLKTNEWLQTFPITYGQMTLEIQTSVSKRGLEMFDYELENILDCFVQTIYPKLQGYQEQILKVHIHSNELLEVIIEVNGDWSPFSWIEYSNHELFTMERLNNTVGYLQFKLVAKERLE
- the obgE gene encoding GTPase ObgE; translation: MFVDHVKVYVKGGDGGDGMVGFRREKYVPMGGPAGGDGGNGGNVVFEVDEGLRTLMDFRYKRQFKANRGVHGGSKNMHGANADDLIVKVPEGTVVMNEETGQVIADLVEHGQRAVIAKGGRGGRGNSRFATPANPAPELSEKGEPGNELNVVLELKVLADVGLVGFPSVGKSTLLSVVSAAKPKIASYHFTTIVPNLGLVETEDHRSFVMADLPGLIEGAHQGVGLGHQFLRHIERTRVIVHVIDMSGMEGREPYEDYVTINEELRQYNLRLTERPQIIVANKMDMPEAEENLKAFKEKVGADAKIFPISAVSRQGLQELLFAIADILEDAPEYPLEHMQEEETETSVMYKHEASKDDFVISRDDDGAFVLSGGTVERLFKMTDFSREDSIRRFSRQLRGMGIDDALRTRGAKDGDTVRLLQFEFEFIE
- the pheA gene encoding prephenate dehydratase — encoded protein: MINHQVAFLGPEASFTHLATQALFPEASLLPIRTIPECIEMVSNGQIEIAVVPLENALEGTVPLTIDYLFHEANVFVIAEILSPIAQHLMVHPNNEKRWEEISNIYSHPHALAQCHKYLYYRFGKVPLEQASSTAAAAKYVSEHSDQCIAAIANTSAAEEYGLKIVEQNIHDFHFNHTRFFVLSKTKTSIEEIGHNGQIKTTVMITLPKDDRSGALHQVLSVFAWRQLNLSKIESRPLKTGLGQYFFIIDVLENEKAPMMKGAMEELIALGCEVKSLGSYYTYETKAEASSN